A genomic segment from Acidimicrobiales bacterium encodes:
- a CDS encoding alpha/beta hydrolase: MTPGSLDTAVGRIEVHRGGTGGPAPLVYLHSAQGEVPGMPLLEQLAATRAVVAPLFPGFGASEGLEHIDDIEDAAFHLLDVLDRLDVTTCDVVGMSLGGWMAAELAVRWPDRVRRMVLVNPVGLYVQGAPITEIFGRPLDELADELFADPGHPVAAFMHAMAAAEADLSQVPFELVRPMLQAMAATAKIGWNPYLHDPKLPGRLPRIGAPTLVVHAVRDGIVPRAHAEAYASAIPDARLTDLDGAAHLAAVERPDEVAALVVEHLGH; this comes from the coding sequence GTGACCCCCGGGTCGCTCGACACCGCGGTCGGCCGCATCGAGGTCCATCGCGGCGGTACCGGTGGCCCGGCGCCGCTCGTCTACCTCCATTCGGCGCAGGGCGAGGTGCCGGGCATGCCGCTCCTCGAGCAGTTGGCCGCCACCCGCGCCGTCGTGGCGCCGCTGTTCCCGGGCTTCGGCGCCTCCGAGGGCCTCGAGCACATCGACGACATCGAGGACGCCGCCTTCCACCTGCTCGATGTCCTCGACCGCCTCGACGTGACCACGTGCGACGTCGTGGGCATGTCGCTCGGGGGCTGGATGGCTGCCGAGCTCGCCGTGCGATGGCCCGACCGGGTGCGCCGCATGGTGCTCGTGAACCCCGTGGGCCTGTACGTGCAGGGCGCGCCCATCACGGAGATCTTCGGCAGGCCGCTCGACGAGCTGGCCGACGAGCTCTTCGCCGATCCCGGCCATCCCGTGGCGGCGTTCATGCACGCCATGGCCGCGGCGGAGGCGGACCTGTCGCAGGTGCCCTTCGAGCTCGTCCGCCCCATGCTCCAGGCCATGGCGGCCACGGCGAAGATCGGCTGGAACCCGTACCTCCACGACCCCAAGCTGCCCGGGCGCCTCCCGCGGATCGGCGCGCCCACGCTCGTGGTCCACGCGGTCCGGGACGGCATCGTGCCCCGGGCCCACGCCGAGGCGTACGCGTCGGCGATCCCCGACGCCCGGCTCACCGACCTCGACGGCGCGGCGCACCTGGCGGCGGTCGAGCGTCCCGACGAGGTCGCCGCGCTCGTGGTCGAGCACCTCGGGCACTGA
- a CDS encoding LLM class flavin-dependent oxidoreductase — MRFFSFHLMPYSGLPADYDGPAWITCPNELFDPVLGGELYNRYIDDLVYAEELGFDGVCVNEHHQNAYGIMPSPNLIASVLARETSRVKIAVVGNALPLYDPPTRVAEEFAMIDCISGGRLIAGMVVGGGPEYYSFSLNPAHARERFAEAHDLIIKAWTEPGPFEFIGKHYKLRYVNTWPRPVQQPHPEIWIPGVGSLETLEFVARHHYAYMGIPYFHIDVFERMFSMMRDACSREGYEADPLQLGWLVPVFVAETDAEARRRYEEHFWYFVRRLLPGINISPPGYTSVRSVENIMKSAGTFALNLDTWDQVVEGQYAIVGSPDTVAELLAANVERLGVGNLLGLFQLGTLPAADTRRNLELFATEVMPRLRARFPGAAPAMGPATATATATGPAANGAATP; from the coding sequence GTGCGCTTCTTCAGCTTCCACCTCATGCCGTACTCGGGCCTTCCTGCCGACTACGACGGGCCGGCGTGGATCACCTGCCCGAACGAGCTGTTCGACCCGGTGCTGGGCGGTGAGCTGTACAACCGCTACATCGACGACCTCGTCTACGCCGAGGAGCTCGGCTTCGACGGCGTCTGCGTCAACGAGCACCACCAGAACGCCTACGGCATCATGCCGTCGCCGAACCTGATCGCCTCGGTCCTCGCCCGCGAGACCTCGCGGGTGAAGATCGCGGTGGTGGGGAACGCGCTCCCGCTCTACGACCCGCCGACGCGGGTGGCGGAGGAGTTCGCCATGATCGACTGCATCAGCGGTGGCCGCCTCATCGCCGGGATGGTGGTCGGCGGTGGCCCGGAGTACTACTCGTTCTCCTTGAACCCCGCGCACGCCCGGGAGCGCTTCGCCGAGGCCCACGACCTGATCATCAAGGCGTGGACCGAGCCCGGCCCGTTCGAGTTCATCGGCAAGCACTACAAGCTCCGCTACGTGAACACCTGGCCCCGGCCCGTCCAACAGCCGCATCCCGAGATCTGGATCCCGGGGGTGGGCTCGCTCGAGACGCTGGAATTCGTGGCCCGGCACCACTACGCCTACATGGGGATCCCGTACTTCCACATCGACGTCTTCGAGCGCATGTTCTCCATGATGCGGGACGCCTGCTCCCGGGAGGGCTACGAGGCCGACCCCCTCCAGCTCGGGTGGCTGGTGCCCGTCTTCGTGGCCGAGACCGACGCCGAGGCGCGTCGGCGCTACGAGGAGCACTTCTGGTATTTCGTCCGCCGACTGCTCCCGGGCATCAACATCTCCCCCCCGGGCTACACGTCGGTGCGATCGGTGGAGAACATCATGAAGAGTGCCGGCACGTTCGCCCTGAACCTCGACACCTGGGACCAGGTGGTGGAGGGCCAGTACGCCATCGTGGGCTCCCCGGACACCGTCGCCGAGCTGCTGGCCGCCAACGTCGAGCGCCTGGGCGTGGGGAACCTGCTCGGCCTGTTCCAGCTGGGGACGCTGCCCGCCGCCGACACCAGGCGGAATCTCGAGCTCTTCGCCACCGAGGTCATGCCGAGGCTGCGGGCGCGGTTCCCGGGCGCGGCGCCGGCCATGGGGCCGGCCACGGCCACGGCTACGGCCACGGGGCCGGCGGCGAACGGGGCGGCGACACCGTGA